CTGCGAACATGTCGTGCAGCACGAAGGCGAGCCGCTCCGCCGGCTGAAGTGTTTCCAGCACGACGAGCAGCGCCGCGCCGACGGAATCGGCCAGCTCCGCCTCGCGCTCCCGCGTGTCGTCGACCGGCTCGGGCACATGCGGGCCCATCGGATCTTCCTTGCGCGACTTCCGTGCGCGCAGCATGTCGAGGCAGATGCGCGCGACGACGGTCGTCAGCCAGCCGCGCAAATTCGCGACGTCGGACAGGTCGTAGCGGCTGACACGCAGCCATGCCTCCTGCACGGCATCATCGACCTCGGCGCGGGACCCCAGCATCCGGTAGGCGACCGCGCGCAAATGGTCTCTGCTGGCCTCGAACTGATGGCTGAGAAAATCCTGTTCAGAGTTTTTTTGGGTCATCGGTCACATTCCCTGGTCGCGATCCGTCATGCCCATGACGAAGCCAATCCGGCCGATGTGACCGGAACCTTCGAAATTCGAACGATGGAGACGAAAAGATGCATGCCCGCATGAATCACCCCGTCATGGTCCTCCCCGAAGCCATGAATGTCCTTCAGTCCCTCGGCAGTTTGACCAAGCAGGGGCTGCCGGAAAAGCTCCTGGAATTGGTGCACCTGCGCGCCAGCCAGATCAATGGCTGCAGCGTCTGCGTCGACATGCACCCCAAGGTCGCGCGCAAGCTGGGGGAGACCGACGAGCGCCTGTTCGCCGTATCCGCCTGGCGCGATGCGCCCTATTTCACCGACGCCGAGCGTGCCGCGCTGGCGTTGACCGAGGCCGTCACGCGCCTCGCCGATCGGGAGGATCCGGTGCCGGATGCGATCTGGAACGAGGCCGACAAGCATTTTGACGAGCGCGAGCTGGCAACCCTGATCGTCGCGATCGCGACCATCAACGTCTGGAACCGGCTGAACGCGACGATCAAGATGCCGGTCGGTATTTGGAAGGTGTGAGGCCTCTTCGCCTCTCCCCGCTTTGCGGGGAGAGGCGCGCAACTATTCCGCCAGGAACGTGCTCACCGCCTCGCCGAACTCGAGCGGGGCCTGCTCGAACATCCAATGGCCCGCGTTCGGAATCACCGCTGTCTTCGCGCCTGCAATGTGCGCGGCCAGCACGCGCCACATCACCGACAGGCTTCCTGTCGTCGCGCCGCCGCCGATCAGCAGCGTCGGCGTCCTGATCGCCTGCGCATCGCTAAGGGTATAGGGTTTGCGCTGCTCGTTGATCTGGCCGAGGAAGGTCAGCGCGTTGTCGCGCAGCTGCTGCTTGGCCGCCGCCGGCACGCGCCGCCAGGAGCCGTCGCCTTCGATTCCCTCGTAGAAATTCTGCAGCGCGCCCTCGATATCGCCGGCGCGGATCATCTCGACCGAGCGCACGGTACGCGCGGCGAGCGAGGGGTGGCTGGGCGTGCCGTCGGGCACCGGCAGGGATGCATCGAGATCGCCGCCCGGCTCGGCCAGCACCAGTTTCCGCAGCAGATCAGGCCGTGCCTGCGCCACGCGGAATGCGATATGGCCGCCGCGGGAATGGCCCATCAGATCGACGGGTCCGGGTCTCACCTGCGCGATGAAGGCAGTCACGTCGGCCACATGCTGCGCCATCTTGTAATCGTCGCCGACGGCATCCCAATGTTCGGGGAAGAAGTGCCGCAGGCTGACCGAGATCACGCGGTGCGTCTTCGAGAGCGGGCCGAGCACGGAATACCAGGTGCGGAAATCCCCGAGCGTGCCGTGCACGCAGACCAGCGGCGGGCCCTCGCCGACTTCGAGATAGGCCATGTCGTAACCGTTGACGTGGAATGTCTGCATGCTCAGCTCGCCAGAAAATCCAGGACCATTTCGGAGTATTTCTGCGGCGCCTGCTCGAACATCGGATGCGTCGCATTCGGGATGACCGCCGTCCTGGAATAGGGCACATGCGCGGCCAGCGCATGCAGCACCTTCGGCAGCAGCCCCTTGGTCCGCGCGCCGAGGACGAACAGCGTCGGCATTTTGATGGACTCCGCATCCGCCTTCGAGAACGGCGGGCGGTTGTCGCGAACCTGGCCGATCAGCGTCATGGCGTTGTCGCGCAGATTCTGTTTCACCATCGCCGGCAGCCGCGGCCAGGTGCCAGCCCCTTCCAGCGTATCGACGAAGACGGCGAGGCCGCCGTCGACATCGCCGGATGCGATCTTCTCGGCCGAGGCCGTGAACCGCGCCAGCAGCGGTGACGGGCCGCCGACGTAATCAGGGTCGAGGCTCACATCGAGTTCACCGCCGGGCTCGGCGAGGACCAGGCGGCGCAACAGATCAGGCCTCCGCTGTGCCACACGGAAGCAGATATGCCCGCCGCGGGAATGGCCCATCAGGTCGACCGGACCAAGGTCGAGCTTCTCGATGAAGCCGATGACGTCCTGGACGTGCTGCTCGATCGAATAGGTGTCACCGACGCCGTCCCAGCGTTCCGGGAAGAAGTGCCTCAGGCTGACGGCGATTACCCGGTGCCGCTGGCTCAGCGGTCCGAGCACGCAGCCCCAGACGCGGAAATCGTTGAGCGAGCCATGCACACAGACCAGAGGCGGACGACCCCAGTCTTCGCCCACGTCGAGATAGGGCATGTCGTATCCGTTAACGTGGAGGCTTTGCATGCGAGGCTCGCGAGGGACCGGAACTCTTGTGCAAGATCCCCGGAAACCGGGTGGATCGCAACTATTTCCAAGCCTAGATTTGGACCGAGATCTCATTGGGGGCGTGCGACAAGGACGCAAGCCAGGAACCGATCCATGACCAACCAGCATTTTGCCCTGTTCGACACCAAAATCGGCCTCTGCGCCGTCGCCTGGGGCCCGCGCGGCATCAACGGCACGCAATTGCCGATGGGCGGTGAGCAGAAGATCCGCACCCGGATCAGCCAGCGTCACGCCGACGCCAGCGAGGCCGAGCCGACGGCCGAAGTGCGAGAGGCGATCGACCGGATAACAAAACTGCTCTCAGGCGAGCCGGATGACCTCACCGATATCGAGCTCGATCTCGACGGCGTGCCCGAATTCAACCGCGGCGTCTACGAGATCGCCCGCGCGATTCCGCCCGGGAAGACCGTCACCTATGGCGATATCGCCAAGCAGCTCGGCGGTGTCCAGCTGTCGCGGGACGTCGGTCAGGCGCTCGGTCGCAACCCGTGTCCGATCGTCGTGCCCTGCCACCGCGTGCTCGCCGCCGGCAACAAGCCCGGCGGATTTTCGGCCAACGGCGGCGTGGTGACGAAGCTGAAGATGCTGGAGATCGAAGGCGCGCTGGTGAACCACACGCCGAGTCTGTTCGATTGAGGTGGTCCACCCTCCCCCGTCCAGGGGAGGGTAAGAGGCGCCTCAAATCTTCGCGGCCGCCTTCGGCCAATATTTGTCGCGAAGATGCCGCTTCACCAGCTTGCCGGTCGGCGTACGCGGCAGCTCGGGCTCGAAATCGATCGAGCGCGGGCACTTGATCGCGGAGAGGCGGCTCTTGCAGTAGGCGATCAAATCGGTCTCCAGCGCCTTGCCGGCGCGGCTCATGTCGTGCGGCTGCACCACCGCCTTGACCTCTTCGCCCATCTCCTCGTTCGGCACGCCGAACACGGC
The nucleotide sequence above comes from Bradyrhizobium sp. NDS-1. Encoded proteins:
- a CDS encoding alpha/beta fold hydrolase, with translation MQTFHVNGYDMAYLEVGEGPPLVCVHGTLGDFRTWYSVLGPLSKTHRVISVSLRHFFPEHWDAVGDDYKMAQHVADVTAFIAQVRPGPVDLMGHSRGGHIAFRVAQARPDLLRKLVLAEPGGDLDASLPVPDGTPSHPSLAARTVRSVEMIRAGDIEGALQNFYEGIEGDGSWRRVPAAAKQQLRDNALTFLGQINEQRKPYTLSDAQAIRTPTLLIGGGATTGSLSVMWRVLAAHIAGAKTAVIPNAGHWMFEQAPLEFGEAVSTFLAE
- a CDS encoding alpha/beta fold hydrolase → MQSLHVNGYDMPYLDVGEDWGRPPLVCVHGSLNDFRVWGCVLGPLSQRHRVIAVSLRHFFPERWDGVGDTYSIEQHVQDVIGFIEKLDLGPVDLMGHSRGGHICFRVAQRRPDLLRRLVLAEPGGELDVSLDPDYVGGPSPLLARFTASAEKIASGDVDGGLAVFVDTLEGAGTWPRLPAMVKQNLRDNAMTLIGQVRDNRPPFSKADAESIKMPTLFVLGARTKGLLPKVLHALAAHVPYSRTAVIPNATHPMFEQAPQKYSEMVLDFLAS
- a CDS encoding methylated-DNA--[protein]-cysteine S-methyltransferase — translated: MTNQHFALFDTKIGLCAVAWGPRGINGTQLPMGGEQKIRTRISQRHADASEAEPTAEVREAIDRITKLLSGEPDDLTDIELDLDGVPEFNRGVYEIARAIPPGKTVTYGDIAKQLGGVQLSRDVGQALGRNPCPIVVPCHRVLAAGNKPGGFSANGGVVTKLKMLEIEGALVNHTPSLFD
- a CDS encoding carboxymuconolactone decarboxylase family protein; this translates as MHARMNHPVMVLPEAMNVLQSLGSLTKQGLPEKLLELVHLRASQINGCSVCVDMHPKVARKLGETDERLFAVSAWRDAPYFTDAERAALALTEAVTRLADREDPVPDAIWNEADKHFDERELATLIVAIATINVWNRLNATIKMPVGIWKV